The sequence below is a genomic window from Lysobacter capsici.
ATGTCGGCGCGGCCGGCCACGATCTCGGCGACCATGCGCGGAATCGCCGACGCATCGTACTGATTGTCGCCGTCGACGTTGACGATGACATCCGCGCCGCGACGGCACGCCGCTTCCAGGCCGGCCGAAAACGCATGCGCCAGCCCGCGATTGCCCGCAAAGCGCAACACGGCATGCGCCCCGTGGTCGAGTGCGACTTGCGTGGTCTCATCGGTCGAGCCATCGTCGATGACCAGCCACTCCACCGATTGCACGCCGCCGATGAACGAGGGCAGCGCGGCAAGCGTGTCCGGCAACTGTCCGGCTTCGTCGCGGCAAGGAATCTGGATGACCACCTTGATCGGTCTGCGCGCCGTTTTCTCGCATCCGATCGCCACCGGCTCGGACAGCACCGCGTTGCCGGCATGACGAACCGCGATGTCTTGCGTGCGAAACGATCTGCGAGCGTTCATCGTTCGACCTCCTATCCGATTCCATGGCGAAGACCTCGCCTTGCATCCGCCGGCGGGCGAACGCGTTTCGATCTACGTCCCGTTCCTGCGGACGCAGCCTGCGCGGCGGCCTAGCGACCGATCTGGACCACTGTCCAATCGCTGATCTCTTCACGGGTGCCGTGGGCCGGCTCGCCCATCGAGGTGACCCGGCGCAGGCGCCGGATCTGCAATTTCGCCACCTCGACCGAATCGGCGCGGCCGAGATCCAGCCCGGCGGCAGACACCACTCGGCAACCGTGCATCGGCGCGGCGCACACCGCGTTCCATTGCGAACCCGCGACCGGCGCGACCGGTACCACCCGCGCGCCGAATCCGCTGATCAACGCGCTCGCCAACGGGCCGGCCGCGACGACATAGCTGACCTGATCGCGCGGCAGCTGCGCGGCGATCGCCGCGACCTGCGCGACCATCCCGGCATCCTCGCGCAGCAACAAGGTGTCGCGCTGCGACCACAGCAGATTCGCGCCGAGCGCCAGGCTGACCACGGCCACCGCGGCGTAGGCATACGGCGTGCGCCAACGCCGCGAAAGGGCCGCGCAGCCGAGCGCGGCGAACACGACGAAAGCCGGAAACACCGCCGGCGCCCAACGTCGCGCGGCCCAAATATGGTCGGGCGAGACCATCGGTTTCCACAGATAGACCAAGGTGGGCACCAGCAGGAACACCAGCGCCCAGGCCCTGACCGAGCCGGGCGTCCCGCGCCATGCCCACGCTGCCGCGAACGCCGCGCCGATGCCCGCGGCGATCGCCACCGGCAGCGACAGGTACGCGGCGACATTGACCAGGCTCGCTTCGCGATAGTCGCGCAGCCCGTTCAACTGCGGCACCAGCTTCGACTCGATCAAGGCATACGGCTGCAGATGCGGGCGCATCCACATCGCGTAGACGAACAGCGCCACCATCGCCAGCGCGACCGGCCATGCGCCGCGTTCGGCGAACCTTGCCGGAATGCGCAACGCGGCGTTGGCCTGCATGCAGCGTGCAAGGCAGGCGCACAGCGCGGTCGCGATGATCGCGCCCAGCACCATGTCGGCCAGGCCGACCAGATAGGGCTGCACGAAAACGAGAAAATAGCCGAGCGCCAGCGCGGTGACCGCCGCGCAACCGAAGGCGATTTCCTGCAGTGCCGGATTGAACCGACCGGCTCGCCGGCCGCGATCGATCGCCACCGCCGCCAGCCAGGCCGCAACGATCGCCAGCGGGAAAATGACCGCGTCGATGCGCACGAAACCGGCCATGCCGATCAATGCGCCGGCAGTAACACCAAGCGTGCGCGAACGCCTGGTCAAAGCGATCATCGCCAGCAGTGCGCCGTTGAGCGCGAACCAGCTGCAGAACGGCTCGCTCAGGCTGTTCCTGGAAATCCACACCTGCGCCGGCTGCAACGCGTACACCACCAACGCGGCGATGGCCCACATGCGCTGCGACGGTTTCAATATGCGCCGGGTCAAGGCGAAGAACGCCAGACAGTTGAGCACGCCGACGATCGCATTGAAGCGGAATATTCCCTGCGAACCGAGCGACGATCCGAGCATCGCCATCCACACCGGGGTGGCCGCCGAAAACTGGAACGTCCAGCGCCCCCGGGTGGGATAGATGCCCGGCAATTCCGGCGCGCGACCGCGCTCGATCGCAAGGATGGCGGGATCATCGGCGATGCCGAGCGCGCGCAGATCGACGGCCGACCCACCGGTGCGCAACAGATGCAGCGCGTGCTGGGCATAGATGCCTTCGTCGCGTTCGCCGAGCAGGCTTTCCTTGGGAAAGAAGGCGTACAAGGCGCCGGCGACCATCACGATCGCGGCGACGGCGACGATGCCCAGCGGTTTCGCGCGCGGCGTTGCGTGCATTCGTATCCGGCTCGCGAGCCCGATCCACGGTCGCTCCCGCCAGCACCACACGCCGGCCAGCAACCAACCCGCGATGCCGATCCACAACGGCGAAAACAATCCGGCCAATGCCAACGCGACCATCGCCAGCGTCGCCACGGCACTGCCCACGCACAGCACGATGAGCGCATGGGAACGAAGATCCCGGGTTTCATGTCCGATCGAGGCGAGCGTCCATGCCCCTAGCGGATACACCGCCAACCACACGCCAAGCTTCGCCAGCGCTCCCAGATAATCCATTGAAAGCCCTCAATAGAGGTCCGAGTCTACGTGGCGTTCAGCTGATTAACTGCACAACTCGTCAAGCTTCAAGGTGGATTTATTGTGTAGCTGCGGCGAGCGCTGAATTCATGAATTCGCGCACATAATCGTTGCTTATCGCGTCGTAAATACCAGCGGAAACCGCTCGATTCGGCATCGCCGCCACAAAACGGATTGTCGGCCGAAAACCGGACACGCGTCGATGCAGTTCGAACGAAACAACACGTCGCGATGGCGGCGCGCTGTCGCCATGGCGCGAACGATCAGCGCCGGTGATCGATGCGAATCACGACCACGCCGTCGCCAGTTGTCAGCCGACGATCATCGCTTCGCGCGCGAGGACGATTTTTTCTTCGCCGTCACGGCGGCGGCGCGTTGCTCGACCCGCCCCGACAGCAGCAACTCGATCGCGAGCCCGGCGTCGGCGGGATCGACGCGCTGGTCGCTGATCACGTCGGCGTAGATGAAGGATTCGGCCAGGCGCACCACCAGATAGGCCAGGGTGTCGATGTTCAACGGCAACTCGAGCGCGCCGCGTTCGCTTTCGAACTGCAACAGGCCGCGCACCTTGTCGATCACCCGCGCCTGCAGCGGGCCGTGCTTGGAGGTCATCAGCCGCAGGGCGAATTCGGCGTCGAGCTCGATAAAACGGCGCAGCGGGCGGTAACGCAGCATCGCCCGGATCGCGTACTCGCAGGTCGCCGCGATGCGCTGGGCGCCGCGTCCGTGCGAGGCGGCCGCGGCCTGATCGAGCAAGGGTTCGCACAGCGACCAGATCACCTCGCCGAGCAATTGCTCGCGGCTGCCGACCCAGCGGAACGCGGTGGCCCGGCCGATGCCCAACTGCGCGGCCAGCGCGCCGATATCGAGCCGTTCGCCGTCGACCCAGCCCCGCCTCGCCAGCCGGAACAGGTCCAGCGGAGTGATCCGCGGCGCGCTCCGCTCGCGCAGGGCCTGGCCCAGGCGGGTCAAGGCGGCCGGTTTCGAAGCGGCCGATTTCGATGGAGCCGACTTCGACAAGGCCGATTTCGCTGCGGATCTGGGCATCGCGGCAGCTTAGTCGAATCCATAACTTGACGCCATATGAGTCGTATCGCATAAATGACTCATCCCAAGCCGGACCGCCGCCATGAGCTCCAGCCCTTTAATCGACCGCCGCCACCTCGATTTCATGCTGTACGAATTGCTGCGGGTCGACACCCTGACCGCTTATTCGCGCTACGCCGAGCACAGCCGCGAAACCTTCGACGCGGCAATCGAACTGGCGCACCAGCTCGCGGTCAGCAAGTTCCTGCCGCACAACCGCAAGAGCGACCTGCACGAGCCGCATATGGTCGACGGCAAGGTCGAACTGATCCCGGAGATCGGCGAAGGCCTGCGCGCCTTCAACGAAGCCGGCTTCATGGCGGTGCTGGCCGACTACGACGATGGCGGCATGCAACTGCCGTTCGTGATCGGCGCGGTGTGCGACTGCATGTTCTCGGCGGCCAATCCGTCGACGGTGGCGTACCCGGCCTTGGCGCGCGGCGCGGCCAACCTGCTCGAAGCCTACGGCGACGAGCAGCAGAAGCGTTTGTACATGAAGCCGATCGTCGACGGTCGCTACTACGGCACCATGTGCCTGTCCGAACCGCAGGCCGGCTCCTCGCTGGCCGACATCAAGACCATCGCCGAGCCGCAGGCCGACGGCAGTTATCGCCTCAGCGGCGCGAAGATGTGGATCTCGGCCGGCGATCATGAGCTGGGCGAGAACATCGTGCATCTGGTGCTGGCGAAGATCCCGGGCGGTCCGGCCGGCGTGCGCGGCATCAGTCTGTTCATCGTGCCGCGCTGGCGCGTGGACGACGACGGCACGCGCACGCAACGCAACGACGTGCGCCTGGCCGGGCTCAATCACAAGATGGGCCAGCGCGGCAGCGTCAACACCTTCCTGAAGTTCGGCGAGGCCGGCGATTGCCACGGCTATCTGGTCGGCGAACCGCACCAGGGCCTGAGTTACATGTTCCACATGATGAACGAGGAACGCATCGGCGTCGGCCTGGGCGCGGTGCAGCAAGGCAGCATGGCCTACCTGTATTCCTTGCAGTACGCGCGCGAGCGGCGTCAGGGCCGGCATCCCGACCAGAAGGATCCTGGCTCCGCGCCGGTGGCGTTGATCGAACACGCCGATGTGCGGCGCATGCTGTTGCAGCAAAAGTGCTGGGTCGAAGGCGCGCAAGCGCTGGGGTTCTACACCGCGCTGCTCGTCGACCAGGGCCGCGATCCGGACGAGACCGTACGCAACGAAAGCCATCTGCTATTGGACTTGCTCACGCCG
It includes:
- a CDS encoding QsdR family transcriptional regulator — translated: MTRLGQALRERSAPRITPLDLFRLARRGWVDGERLDIGALAAQLGIGRATAFRWVGSREQLLGEVIWSLCEPLLDQAAAASHGRGAQRIAATCEYAIRAMLRYRPLRRFIELDAEFALRLMTSKHGPLQARVIDKVRGLLQFESERGALELPLNIDTLAYLVVRLAESFIYADVISDQRVDPADAGLAIELLLSGRVEQRAAAVTAKKKSSSRAKR
- a CDS encoding acyl-CoA dehydrogenase, producing MSSSPLIDRRHLDFMLYELLRVDTLTAYSRYAEHSRETFDAAIELAHQLAVSKFLPHNRKSDLHEPHMVDGKVELIPEIGEGLRAFNEAGFMAVLADYDDGGMQLPFVIGAVCDCMFSAANPSTVAYPALARGAANLLEAYGDEQQKRLYMKPIVDGRYYGTMCLSEPQAGSSLADIKTIAEPQADGSYRLSGAKMWISAGDHELGENIVHLVLAKIPGGPAGVRGISLFIVPRWRVDDDGTRTQRNDVRLAGLNHKMGQRGSVNTFLKFGEAGDCHGYLVGEPHQGLSYMFHMMNEERIGVGLGAVQQGSMAYLYSLQYARERRQGRHPDQKDPGSAPVALIEHADVRRMLLQQKCWVEGAQALGFYTALLVDQGRDPDETVRNESHLLLDLLTPIIKAWGSDYSLKANELAIQILGGYGYTREYPVEQCYRDNRINPIHEGTNGIQALDLLGRKAMMHNGAALKLLLREIGSTCADAGSLPELAALAAQLQAGATLAGETTMAVGQRMAAGEVRLALANAAHYMTLLGHLTIAWLWLRQAAIAQRALAGAGDADTAFYLGKLQACRFFFATELPQIELAARLVGGAEPSAYEMQADWF